One Chitinophaga sp. H8 DNA window includes the following coding sequences:
- the lptC gene encoding LPS export ABC transporter periplasmic protein LptC produces MQAIMDLDQKKSAIEEGVDIETIFSQQGKVRSKLMAPKMDRHLSTPPFVEFTKGLRVLIYNDTLGVESTVTARYGKYWENEGNVLLKDSVVVINKQGKRLDCSELNWDSKKEIFYTYKPVKISTPTDTIRGANGMESNQDFSDYKILSVSGPVTMEDSTATAPPADSTVAE; encoded by the coding sequence ATGCAGGCCATTATGGACCTGGATCAGAAAAAGTCTGCTATTGAGGAAGGGGTTGATATTGAAACCATCTTCAGTCAGCAGGGCAAGGTACGGTCCAAGCTGATGGCCCCTAAAATGGACCGGCACCTGAGTACCCCTCCCTTTGTAGAGTTTACAAAAGGATTGCGGGTATTGATCTATAATGATACTTTGGGGGTAGAGAGCACTGTAACGGCGAGATATGGGAAGTATTGGGAAAACGAAGGGAATGTGTTGTTGAAAGACAGTGTAGTGGTGATCAACAAGCAGGGAAAACGGCTGGATTGCAGCGAACTGAACTGGGACTCCAAAAAGGAAATCTTTTATACTTATAAGCCTGTAAAGATCAGCACCCCTACCGATACTATCAGGGGGGCTAATGGAATGGAATCCAATCAGGACTTCTCCGACTATAAAATACTGAGCGTAAGTGGTCCGGTGACCATGGAAGACAGTACGGCTACCGCCCCTCCGGCAGATAGTACAGTAGCTGAGTAA
- a CDS encoding tRNA-binding protein has product METISWQDFEKVQMRIGTILKVSDFPNARNPAFQLEIDFGAELGVKRSSAQITQLYEKETLIGKQVVAVVNFPVKQIANFFSECLVLGVVGDNKEIVLLQPDRIVENGKRIA; this is encoded by the coding sequence ATGGAAACAATCAGCTGGCAAGATTTTGAAAAGGTACAAATGCGTATAGGGACGATATTAAAGGTGAGTGACTTTCCAAATGCCCGTAATCCGGCATTCCAGCTGGAAATTGATTTTGGGGCGGAATTAGGGGTAAAAAGATCTTCTGCACAAATCACCCAATTATATGAAAAGGAGACATTGATTGGCAAGCAGGTAGTAGCGGTTGTAAATTTTCCTGTGAAGCAGATTGCTAACTTTTTTTCTGAATGCCTGGTACTTGGAGTGGTTGGCGATAATAAGGAGATTGTATTACTACAACCAGACCGTATTGTAGAAAATGGAAAGAGAATAGCGTGA
- a CDS encoding S9 family peptidase, whose translation MRRLQRFMPACLTSLAVFSLSWHGLHAQEKKDLTFEQIFKGAKTALAKPLPAIINWADENSYLEMRMDSSSRRSQAWKIDARTGKATIYTAPVEGPAVAMRNKDIFYLAPGKPEVRLTNDTLVEKNPTLSPNGKYVAFTRNNDLYSVEITSGKETRYTTDGSDVVYNGWASWVYYEEILGRPSRYRAFWWSPDSKQIAYMHFNDTKVPIFPIYSETGQHGYLENTRYPKAGDHNPEVKLGMVPVTGGNTVWADFNEKDDQYFGTPYWSPDAKSLWIQWMPRDQNNLKIYSIDPQTGNKKEVYDEKQKTWIDWFEDLPFLEKNKGFIIKSDKTGWAHLYWYNTDGSLKKQLTSGNWTVNDLVQIDEKNQVVYFTARKEASTRFDLYKVSIKNGTVTRLTFGDYYHSIKLSPGGKYFITTYSNLSTPTRMALLDNNGKLIRELGDSKGPEFDQYNLAIPVMHYYKTRDGLELPMTITKPLHMQEGKKYPVLISIYGGPNAGTVYDSWKPTLTPQWWAQEGVIQVVIDNRASGQLGKMGMNYIHRKLGIHEIEDYMDAATWLRAQPWVDDTKIAMTGGSFGGYMTCMALTYGADVFNYGMANFSVTDWQLYDSHYTERYMDTPADNPEGYKITAVMTHADKYKGLLRIVHGTMDDNVHMQNSIQLIDKLENLGKHFEFMLYPGERHGWGGIKSVHSTNEANRFIYTNLLNKPFPQLFMQK comes from the coding sequence ATGAGAAGATTACAACGGTTTATGCCGGCTTGTCTGACCAGCCTGGCAGTTTTTTCATTATCATGGCATGGCCTGCATGCACAGGAAAAGAAAGACCTCACTTTTGAACAGATCTTTAAAGGTGCCAAAACGGCGCTGGCAAAGCCTTTACCGGCTATCATCAACTGGGCAGATGAAAACAGTTACCTGGAAATGCGGATGGATAGCAGTAGCCGTCGCTCACAAGCCTGGAAAATAGATGCCCGCACCGGCAAGGCTACTATTTACACCGCTCCGGTAGAGGGTCCTGCCGTAGCCATGCGCAATAAAGACATATTTTACCTGGCGCCCGGCAAACCGGAGGTAAGGCTGACCAACGATACCCTGGTAGAAAAAAATCCTACCCTCTCTCCGAATGGTAAATACGTGGCTTTTACCCGTAACAATGATCTCTATAGCGTAGAAATAACCTCCGGAAAAGAAACCCGGTATACCACAGACGGTTCTGATGTAGTGTACAATGGTTGGGCTTCCTGGGTATACTATGAAGAAATCCTGGGCCGCCCTTCCCGCTACCGCGCCTTCTGGTGGAGCCCTGATAGCAAACAGATTGCCTATATGCACTTCAATGATACCAAAGTGCCCATATTCCCGATCTACAGCGAAACAGGCCAGCACGGCTACCTGGAAAATACCCGCTATCCTAAAGCCGGCGACCATAACCCGGAAGTAAAACTGGGCATGGTACCCGTAACCGGTGGTAATACCGTATGGGCCGATTTTAATGAAAAAGATGACCAGTACTTTGGTACCCCTTACTGGAGCCCAGATGCAAAATCACTCTGGATCCAATGGATGCCCCGTGATCAGAACAACCTGAAAATATACAGCATAGACCCGCAAACAGGTAACAAAAAAGAGGTCTACGACGAAAAACAAAAAACCTGGATAGACTGGTTCGAAGACCTGCCCTTCCTGGAAAAAAATAAAGGCTTTATCATAAAAAGTGATAAAACCGGCTGGGCACACCTCTACTGGTACAACACAGACGGATCCCTTAAAAAACAACTTACCTCTGGCAACTGGACCGTAAACGATCTGGTACAGATAGATGAAAAGAACCAGGTAGTATACTTTACTGCCCGTAAAGAGGCGTCTACCCGCTTTGATCTGTATAAAGTAAGTATTAAGAATGGGACTGTTACCCGCCTTACCTTCGGTGATTACTACCATAGCATCAAACTGAGCCCCGGTGGCAAATACTTCATTACTACCTACTCCAACCTGTCTACTCCTACCAGAATGGCGCTGCTGGATAATAACGGTAAACTGATCCGTGAACTGGGCGACAGCAAAGGGCCTGAATTTGATCAATATAACCTGGCCATTCCTGTCATGCACTATTACAAAACCAGGGACGGACTGGAACTTCCCATGACCATTACCAAACCCCTGCATATGCAGGAGGGTAAAAAATATCCCGTGCTGATCAGCATTTATGGTGGTCCTAACGCGGGTACGGTATACGACAGCTGGAAACCTACACTCACACCACAATGGTGGGCACAGGAAGGGGTGATCCAGGTGGTTATTGATAACCGCGCCAGCGGCCAGCTCGGCAAAATGGGGATGAACTACATCCACCGCAAGCTGGGTATACACGAAATAGAGGATTATATGGATGCGGCCACATGGCTCCGTGCTCAACCATGGGTAGATGATACCAAAATCGCGATGACAGGGGGCAGCTTTGGTGGTTATATGACCTGTATGGCACTTACCTATGGGGCAGATGTGTTTAACTATGGGATGGCCAATTTCTCGGTAACCGACTGGCAACTGTATGACAGCCATTACACCGAACGTTATATGGATACGCCTGCCGATAATCCGGAAGGCTACAAGATAACCGCCGTAATGACGCATGCCGACAAATACAAAGGCCTGCTGAGAATAGTACACGGTACCATGGATGATAATGTACATATGCAAAACAGTATCCAGCTCATCGATAAATTGGAAAACCTGGGTAAGCACTTCGAATTTATGCTCTATCCCGGCGAAAGACATGGTTGGGGTGGCATCAAAAGTGTGCACTCTACCAATGAAGCAAACCGCTTTATCTATACTAATCTGCTGAATAAGCCTTTTCCGCAGCTGTTTATGCAGAAATAG
- the lysS gene encoding lysine--tRNA ligase, producing the protein MTQLSEQEIIRREKLAELQKLGIDPYPAPAYPVNDTSVNIKTNYSEETKDRFQEVCLAGRIMSVRDMGKASFAVLQDSVGRIQVYIRRDDICPGEDKSLYDTVWKKLMDMGDIIGVKGFAFITKTGETSIHAKELTVLSKALRPLPVVKEKEGETFDAVTDPEFKYRQRYADMLINPQVKDVFVKRTRIMQTIRDFYNNLGYLEVETPILQPIPGGATARPFITHHNALDMPLYLRVANELYLKRLIVGGFEGVYEFAKDFRNEGMDRTHNPEFTVMEMYAAYKDYEWMMQTTETLLEKIAITLHGTTSVPVGEQTIDFKAPFRRVSMYEAILEHTGVDITGMDEAQLREVCKQLGLHVDPKFGKAKLIDEIFGEKCEPHYIQPTFIIDYPVEMSPLTKKHRSKAGLVERFELMVNGKEIANAYSELNDPIDQRERFEEQVQLMERGDDEAMYIDYDFLRALEYGMPPTSGIGIGIDRLTMLMTNQPSIQDVLFFPQMKQERQG; encoded by the coding sequence ATGACACAATTATCTGAGCAGGAGATTATACGCCGGGAAAAATTAGCGGAATTACAAAAATTAGGTATCGATCCCTATCCGGCTCCCGCATACCCGGTAAACGACACCTCTGTTAATATTAAAACCAATTATTCCGAAGAAACGAAGGACCGTTTCCAGGAAGTATGCCTGGCTGGCCGCATCATGAGCGTTCGTGATATGGGAAAAGCCTCCTTTGCAGTACTGCAGGATAGCGTAGGCCGTATCCAGGTATATATCCGCCGGGATGATATCTGCCCTGGTGAAGACAAATCTCTCTACGATACCGTTTGGAAAAAACTCATGGACATGGGGGATATTATCGGGGTAAAAGGGTTTGCCTTTATTACCAAAACCGGTGAAACTTCCATCCACGCCAAAGAACTGACAGTGCTTTCAAAAGCGCTCCGCCCATTACCGGTAGTAAAGGAAAAGGAAGGGGAAACTTTTGACGCGGTAACTGATCCTGAATTTAAATACCGGCAGCGCTATGCAGACATGCTCATTAACCCACAGGTCAAAGACGTGTTTGTAAAACGTACCCGGATCATGCAAACCATCCGCGACTTTTATAACAACCTGGGTTATCTGGAAGTAGAAACGCCCATCTTACAGCCTATCCCCGGTGGTGCTACTGCCCGTCCGTTCATTACCCATCATAATGCCCTGGATATGCCCCTGTACCTGCGGGTGGCTAATGAGCTCTACCTCAAACGCCTCATTGTAGGTGGTTTTGAAGGCGTATATGAGTTTGCAAAAGATTTCCGTAACGAAGGGATGGACCGTACCCATAACCCGGAATTTACCGTAATGGAAATGTACGCGGCCTACAAAGACTACGAATGGATGATGCAAACCACAGAAACCCTGCTGGAAAAAATTGCCATCACCTTACACGGTACTACCTCAGTTCCGGTAGGAGAACAAACCATCGACTTTAAAGCGCCTTTCCGCCGGGTAAGCATGTATGAAGCCATCCTAGAACATACCGGGGTGGATATTACCGGTATGGATGAAGCCCAGCTCCGCGAAGTATGTAAACAACTGGGCCTCCACGTAGACCCTAAGTTCGGTAAAGCCAAACTGATTGATGAGATCTTTGGTGAGAAATGTGAACCACATTATATCCAACCTACGTTTATCATCGACTACCCTGTGGAAATGAGCCCGCTCACCAAAAAACACCGCAGCAAAGCAGGCCTGGTAGAACGTTTTGAACTGATGGTGAACGGTAAGGAAATTGCGAACGCCTACAGCGAGCTGAATGATCCGATCGATCAGCGCGAACGCTTTGAAGAACAGGTGCAGCTCATGGAACGTGGTGATGATGAGGCCATGTACATTGATTACGACTTCCTCCGGGCACTGGAATATGGTATGCCGCCTACCTCTGGTATAGGTATTGGAATAGACCGTCTTACCATGCTCATGACCAATCAGCCTTCTATCCAGGATGTACTGTTTTTCCCGCAGATGAAACAGGAAAGACAAGGTTAA
- a CDS encoding universal stress protein, which yields MKTIIVPTDFSETAYNAAQYAIGLAGQMGTTRIVLYHAYELIIPIPDVPVAVPVINVDELREASLEGLKKMKAGLEASLPAGVVMDYRAENNLLSAGIDAACREEKADVIVMGITGGSQLEEILVGSNTVDVVKHTTCPVIIVPAKAQFSPIRTIVFACDLRKVAESTPIQPLKKLLNVFKATLHVINIDHESRHFSTDTPFETMMLETLLEDYQPEYHFIDNPNVVKGITEFAEKEKADLLLTIPKKHGLFEGLFKRSRTSQLAFHTHIPLLTIHE from the coding sequence ATGAAAACAATCATTGTTCCCACCGATTTTTCCGAAACGGCTTATAACGCGGCCCAATATGCTATAGGGCTGGCAGGACAAATGGGTACTACCCGGATCGTATTATACCATGCCTATGAATTGATCATACCGATACCTGATGTACCGGTAGCGGTGCCGGTGATCAATGTGGATGAATTGCGGGAAGCCAGTCTGGAAGGGTTAAAGAAAATGAAAGCCGGTCTGGAGGCCTCCTTACCTGCCGGCGTAGTGATGGATTACCGGGCGGAAAACAATTTACTGTCTGCCGGTATTGACGCTGCCTGCCGGGAAGAAAAGGCGGATGTAATAGTGATGGGGATCACGGGAGGAAGCCAGCTGGAAGAGATACTGGTAGGTTCCAATACGGTAGATGTGGTAAAGCATACCACCTGCCCGGTAATTATTGTACCGGCAAAGGCGCAGTTCTCACCGATCAGAACCATTGTATTTGCCTGCGACCTGCGGAAGGTAGCAGAATCTACCCCTATTCAGCCTTTAAAGAAACTGTTGAATGTATTTAAAGCCACTTTGCACGTTATTAATATAGATCATGAGAGCCGGCATTTTTCTACCGATACTCCTTTTGAAACGATGATGCTGGAAACATTGCTGGAAGATTACCAGCCGGAATATCATTTTATTGATAATCCCAATGTGGTAAAGGGTATCACGGAATTTGCAGAAAAAGAAAAGGCGGATCTGCTGCTCACGATCCCTAAAAAACACGGGCTATTTGAAGGACTTTTTAAGCGGAGCCGTACCAGCCAGCTGGCCTTTCATACACATATTCCGTTATTGACAATACATGAATAA
- a CDS encoding DUF4197 domain-containing protein, whose product MQMKRTLILLLSTLVLQVGNSQAQIFKKLNKALNNNTSTSNNNNGAANVTEGEAGSGIKEALSKGVNAGIAMLSKKDGFFGNEAYKLLLPPDAVKVGNTLRSLGLGSLVDQAILQINRSAEKAVGHAAPIFVGAIKQMTLTDALNLLKGGNNSATEYFKSKTTDQLKAAFAPVIKGSLDSTSATRYYGDIVNKYNALPTTFNKINPDLQDYVTGMAVNALFDQIAKEEANIRANPAARSTELLKKVFGK is encoded by the coding sequence ATGCAGATGAAAAGAACATTGATCTTATTGCTGAGTACCCTCGTATTACAGGTAGGCAACAGCCAGGCGCAGATCTTCAAGAAATTGAATAAGGCGCTGAATAACAATACATCCACTTCCAATAATAACAATGGAGCCGCCAATGTGACTGAGGGAGAGGCGGGGTCTGGTATTAAAGAGGCCTTATCAAAAGGGGTGAATGCCGGCATTGCGATGCTGAGTAAAAAGGACGGCTTTTTCGGAAATGAAGCCTACAAGTTATTGCTTCCCCCGGATGCGGTGAAGGTAGGCAATACGCTGAGGTCTTTAGGTCTGGGTAGCCTGGTGGATCAGGCGATCCTGCAGATTAACCGTTCTGCCGAAAAAGCGGTAGGCCATGCTGCACCAATCTTTGTAGGCGCTATCAAGCAGATGACCTTAACAGATGCTTTAAACCTGTTGAAAGGCGGTAACAACTCTGCCACAGAATATTTTAAGAGTAAAACAACAGATCAGCTGAAAGCAGCTTTTGCACCAGTGATCAAGGGATCGCTGGACAGCACCAGTGCTACCCGTTACTACGGCGATATTGTTAACAAATACAATGCACTGCCCACCACTTTTAACAAGATCAATCCTGACTTACAGGATTATGTAACCGGAATGGCGGTGAATGCTTTGTTTGATCAGATTGCAAAGGAAGAAGCCAATATCCGTGCTAATCCTGCTGCCAGATCTACAGAATTGCTGAAGAAAGTATTTGGAAAATAA
- a CDS encoding flavin reductase family protein codes for MQIIPGEVKTSELHAYLLGAVAPRPICFASTVNKAGVPNLSPFSFFNIFGSNPPTLIFSPSRRVRNNTIKHTLENIQATGEVVINVVSYAMVQQTSLASCEYPEGVNEFEKAGFTPLPAERIKPFRVKESPVQMECIVKQVIATGDGGGAGNLVICEPVLLHINENILNEKGGIDPHKIDLVARMGADYYCRASGNAVFEVAKPNTQLGIGVDALPAGIRQSNILTGNNLGQLGNVHELPVIDPTFEDEHLKNIIQYYSVSPAEMEQELHKYAQKLLSQGNVAAAWQVLLC; via the coding sequence ATGCAAATAATACCCGGTGAGGTAAAAACCAGTGAGCTGCACGCTTACCTGTTGGGCGCTGTAGCGCCAAGACCTATCTGCTTTGCCAGTACGGTCAACAAAGCGGGCGTTCCCAACCTATCGCCTTTCAGCTTCTTTAATATCTTCGGTTCCAATCCGCCTACACTGATCTTTTCTCCTTCCCGCAGGGTAAGGAATAATACCATAAAACATACCCTGGAAAATATCCAGGCTACCGGAGAAGTAGTGATCAATGTAGTGAGCTATGCCATGGTACAACAAACATCGCTGGCCAGCTGTGAATACCCCGAAGGCGTAAACGAATTTGAAAAAGCAGGCTTTACTCCTTTACCTGCCGAAAGGATCAAACCTTTCCGGGTAAAGGAAAGCCCCGTACAAATGGAGTGTATCGTAAAACAGGTGATTGCAACGGGAGATGGGGGAGGTGCCGGTAATCTCGTGATATGCGAACCGGTATTGCTGCACATCAATGAAAATATCCTCAACGAAAAAGGAGGTATAGATCCGCATAAGATCGATCTGGTGGCCCGCATGGGGGCTGATTATTATTGCCGGGCTTCCGGCAATGCCGTGTTTGAAGTAGCCAAACCTAATACCCAGCTGGGCATCGGGGTAGATGCACTGCCAGCCGGCATACGCCAAAGCAATATTCTTACGGGTAATAACCTCGGACAATTAGGCAATGTACATGAACTGCCGGTGATTGATCCCACCTTTGAGGATGAACACCTGAAAAATATCATCCAGTATTACAGCGTATCTCCTGCCGAAATGGAACAGGAACTCCACAAATACGCACAAAAACTATTGTCACAGGGCAATGTAGCTGCTGCCTGGCAGGTACTGCTGTGCTAA
- a CDS encoding fumarylacetoacetate hydrolase family protein gives MKLVTYLKEEVDQLAILVNGMLYNTQELHPDLPNNMQMFLLMWEEVIDIALHADAQLKAGTNPGTGMGIPYESVHVLAPIPFPTSCRDGYAFRQHVAAARRNRKADMIPEFDQYPIFYFTNHNAIQGPGKIQCMPDHFEKLDFELEAAIVVCKAGRNIPAAEADSYIGGYMIMNDMSARLLQMEEMKLNLGPAKGKDFSTVIGPMLVTPDELEPFKTATKPGHTGNTYSLKMTCKVNGIQVSEGNMGDMDWTFAEIVERCAYGVNILPGDVIGSGTVGTGCFLELNGTGKLNDPDYKEQWLQPGDVVEMEIEGLGTLTNTIVAENDDFSILQLKKNI, from the coding sequence ATGAAACTTGTTACTTATTTAAAAGAAGAAGTAGACCAGCTGGCCATATTGGTAAATGGTATGCTGTACAACACACAGGAACTGCATCCGGACCTACCTAATAATATGCAGATGTTTCTGCTCATGTGGGAAGAAGTGATCGATATCGCCCTGCATGCAGACGCTCAATTGAAGGCGGGCACCAATCCGGGTACAGGCATGGGCATCCCTTATGAAAGTGTGCATGTATTAGCACCTATCCCTTTTCCTACTTCCTGCCGGGATGGTTATGCCTTCCGCCAGCACGTTGCGGCTGCGCGCCGTAACCGTAAGGCAGACATGATCCCTGAATTTGACCAATATCCTATCTTTTATTTTACTAACCATAACGCCATCCAGGGCCCCGGCAAAATTCAATGTATGCCGGACCATTTCGAAAAACTGGACTTTGAACTGGAAGCGGCCATCGTTGTTTGCAAAGCAGGACGTAATATTCCTGCTGCTGAGGCAGACAGCTATATTGGCGGATATATGATCATGAATGACATGAGCGCCCGCCTGCTGCAAATGGAAGAAATGAAACTGAACCTTGGCCCTGCAAAAGGCAAGGATTTCAGTACGGTTATAGGCCCTATGCTGGTTACACCTGATGAACTGGAGCCTTTCAAAACAGCTACCAAACCCGGCCATACCGGTAATACCTACAGCCTGAAAATGACCTGCAAAGTAAATGGTATACAGGTGAGCGAAGGTAATATGGGCGATATGGACTGGACCTTTGCAGAGATCGTAGAACGTTGCGCCTATGGCGTAAATATCCTGCCAGGCGATGTGATTGGCAGTGGTACAGTAGGCACCGGCTGTTTCCTGGAACTCAATGGTACCGGCAAACTCAATGATCCCGATTATAAAGAACAATGGCTGCAACCCGGTGATGTGGTGGAAATGGAAATTGAAGGCCTGGGTACACTCACCAATACCATTGTTGCGGAAAACGATGATTTTTCCATCCTCCAACTCAAGAAAAACATTTAA
- a CDS encoding serine hydrolase, whose protein sequence is MIVAQTRTDTLLENLLKRHASPALQHILQYPDTFRYQLIYTRIDRDKNNKPHFSHYYLNVNKDLYFNPASTVKMPVAFLALEKLHTLQQSGVNKYTTMLTDSSYSGQVTVHTDSTAENGLPSIAQYIKRVFLISDNDAYNRLYEFVGQQTIHEQLWRKGYPDMRIVRRFMPLDETENRHTNAIRFVSGGQTLYEQAPAVSNLTYDFSKKIEIGSGYWDKNDKLVLGPMDFTRHNNAPLQDLQQLLQLVLFPESVPASQRFDLTAADYRFLYRYMSEYPGESRYPKYDTAEYFDSYTKFFLFKAGKRKIPDYLRVFNKTGWSYGFLTDVAYIVDFKHQVEFMLSGTVYVNRDEVLNDNRYEYEEEGYPFFKEIGAIVYADELQRKRAYRPDLSAFKLTYPEPEVTYSHGGIIRGDTTRRTLALVFTADEFADGAPQILATLKKHRAKGAFFLTGNFYRNRAFAGIIRQLKAGGHYLGPHSDQHLLYCDWTRRDSLLVTKKQFTDDLHACYAAMAQRGIQQRDASFFLPPYEWYNDTIAAWTNELGLQLVNFTPGTRSNADYTYPEMGKQYRNSQSIFQSVTAYEQEQPAGLNGFLLLTHLGTDRRRKDKFYTHLDKLLTYLEQRGYKFVSIEELLQ, encoded by the coding sequence GTGATAGTTGCACAGACACGTACGGATACCTTACTGGAAAACCTGTTGAAGCGGCATGCGTCGCCGGCTTTGCAGCACATATTACAGTACCCCGATACTTTCCGTTACCAGCTGATCTACACCAGAATAGACCGGGATAAAAATAACAAGCCTCATTTCTCGCATTACTACCTGAACGTGAACAAGGACCTTTATTTTAATCCTGCCAGTACGGTTAAAATGCCGGTAGCATTCCTGGCGTTGGAAAAGCTGCATACCCTACAGCAATCAGGTGTAAATAAATACACCACGATGCTAACGGACAGCAGTTATAGCGGGCAGGTAACGGTGCATACGGACAGTACTGCTGAAAATGGGCTGCCTTCCATTGCACAATATATCAAAAGGGTATTCCTGATCAGTGATAATGACGCATATAACCGGTTGTATGAATTTGTGGGCCAGCAAACCATCCATGAGCAGTTGTGGCGTAAAGGTTATCCTGATATGCGTATTGTAAGGCGTTTTATGCCATTGGATGAAACAGAAAACCGTCATACCAACGCGATACGGTTTGTAAGTGGTGGGCAAACGCTCTATGAGCAGGCCCCTGCGGTAAGTAACCTGACTTATGATTTCAGCAAAAAGATCGAGATAGGCAGTGGATATTGGGATAAAAATGATAAGCTGGTGTTGGGTCCTATGGATTTTACCCGGCATAATAATGCGCCGCTGCAGGACCTGCAGCAGCTATTGCAGTTGGTACTATTTCCGGAGTCGGTACCAGCATCGCAGCGGTTTGATCTTACGGCTGCAGATTACCGGTTTTTGTACCGGTATATGTCGGAATACCCTGGAGAGTCGCGTTATCCTAAGTATGATACGGCAGAATACTTTGACAGTTATACCAAGTTTTTCCTGTTTAAAGCGGGTAAGCGCAAGATCCCCGATTACCTGCGTGTATTTAATAAAACGGGGTGGTCTTATGGGTTTTTAACGGATGTAGCTTATATCGTTGATTTTAAGCACCAGGTGGAGTTTATGCTCAGTGGTACTGTATATGTAAACCGGGATGAGGTACTGAATGATAACCGGTATGAATATGAAGAAGAGGGCTATCCATTTTTTAAGGAGATAGGCGCAATAGTGTATGCCGATGAGTTGCAACGGAAAAGAGCATACCGGCCGGATCTCAGTGCATTTAAGCTTACTTATCCTGAGCCGGAGGTGACGTATAGCCATGGCGGCATTATCCGGGGAGATACTACCCGTCGTACGCTGGCGCTGGTATTTACAGCAGATGAGTTTGCCGATGGCGCCCCACAGATACTGGCCACCTTAAAAAAGCACCGGGCAAAAGGGGCGTTTTTTCTGACGGGAAATTTTTACCGGAACCGTGCCTTTGCGGGAATAATACGTCAGTTGAAAGCAGGAGGGCATTATTTAGGGCCGCATTCTGACCAGCATTTGCTGTATTGTGACTGGACGCGCCGGGATAGTTTACTGGTAACGAAAAAGCAGTTTACGGATGATCTGCATGCCTGTTATGCCGCGATGGCACAGCGGGGTATTCAGCAGCGTGATGCGTCTTTTTTCCTGCCACCGTATGAGTGGTATAATGACACTATTGCCGCCTGGACAAATGAGCTGGGGCTACAGCTGGTAAACTTTACACCCGGTACCCGGAGTAATGCTGATTACACCTATCCGGAGATGGGGAAACAATACCGCAACAGCCAGTCAATATTCCAGTCGGTCACTGCCTATGAACAGGAGCAACCGGCAGGGTTAAACGGGTTTTTGTTATTAACACATCTGGGTACGGACCGGCGCCGGAAAGATAAGTTTTACACACACCTGGATAAATTATTGACTTATTTAGAACAACGGGGCTACAAATTTGTATCTATAGAAGAATTGTTGCAATAA
- a CDS encoding sterol desaturase family protein, producing MKFDKIKNKGQARLFESQHLEMLTKTHPLVIWGMYLPVIGYMLYYSHSTLGYSIGKVALVFIGAMLFWSFFEYIMHRFMFHFSSDSPRLQRIIYVMHGNHHEYPRDKQRLFMPPVPSLILASVIFALMYLFMGPVTFMFFPGFMLGYLIYGSMHYAIHAWNPPIKLLKPLWRNHHLHHYKSDEKGFGVSSAVWDRVFGTFFDLEVEKEDKEKVRQLMFEKKRENTPI from the coding sequence ATGAAGTTTGATAAGATTAAGAATAAGGGACAGGCAAGGTTGTTTGAGAGCCAGCATCTGGAAATGCTTACCAAAACGCATCCATTGGTGATCTGGGGCATGTATCTGCCTGTCATTGGCTATATGCTTTATTATAGTCACAGCACATTAGGTTACAGTATCGGCAAAGTAGCATTGGTATTTATAGGCGCCATGCTTTTCTGGTCTTTCTTTGAGTATATCATGCATCGTTTTATGTTTCACTTCAGCAGTGATAGTCCCCGTTTGCAGCGGATTATCTATGTGATGCACGGGAATCATCATGAGTATCCGCGGGACAAGCAGCGTTTATTTATGCCACCTGTTCCGAGTCTGATCCTGGCATCTGTCATCTTTGCACTGATGTACCTTTTTATGGGGCCGGTTACGTTTATGTTCTTTCCTGGTTTTATGCTGGGCTATCTCATTTATGGCAGCATGCATTATGCCATTCATGCCTGGAATCCTCCTATAAAACTATTGAAGCCGTTATGGCGTAATCATCACCTGCATCATTATAAAAGCGATGAGAAGGGATTTGGTGTAAGTTCTGCAGTGTGGGACAGGGTATTCGGTACTTTCTTTGATCTGGAAGTGGAGAAAGAGGATAAGGAGAAGGTCCGGCAACTGATGTTTGAGAAAAAAAGGGAGAACACGCCTATCTGA